The genome window GTGGTTAAAAGAGGAACAGCAGATAATCTTTACAATAAAAACTTCTCTATGGCGGGTAAAACAGGAACCTGTCAGGCAGAGTATTGGAAAAGCCCAGGAAATTATATAGCTTCTTTTGCCGGATACTTCCCAGCAGATAAGCCCAAGTACAGTTGTATCGTAGTCATACACAAGCCAAACACTAAAAAAGGATACTACGGTAACATTGTAGCAGGACCAGTTTTTAAAACAATTGCTCAAAAGATCTATGCTAATAACCCATTATTAGATGAGGTAGAACTGCAAAAATCTATCCCTGTACAGATCGTAAAATCAAATGACAACTACTTAAAGACCATGCATCAACAAGCGGAAACAACTGCTAATAAAATGCCCAATTTAATAGGTATGGAAGCTATGGATGCCATCGCAATAGTTGAAAACCTAGGGGCTAAAGTAGTTCTTAGAGGCTCTGGAAAAGTAAGCTCTCAAAGTTTAAAACAAGGAACAAAACTCGCTTCTACAGATAAAGTAACACTCACATTATTATGATGATTCTTAAAGACATATTGTATAAGGTAAGTCTGGACGTAGTCATAGGTACTACAGATGTACAGATCAATGAAATCCAATTTGATTCTAGAGCGATCAAAAAAGGAGATGTTTTTGTTGCACTTAAAGGAACAACCGTTGATGGTCATGAGTACATTGAAAAAGCAGTTTCGTTAGGAGCAAAAGCGATTATTCTGGAAGAGCTTCCTGATTACCAAGAGGAGCAGGTCACCTATATAAAAGTAGAAAATGCTCACAATGCACTGGCATTAGTAGCGGCAAACTTTTATCAAAACCCTTCAAGACACTTAAAATTAGTGGGTGTTACTGGTACTAACGGTAAAACCACCACTACTTCTTTATTATACCAATTATTTAAAAAATCAGGTTTTAAAACTGGATTGATTTCTACCGTAGAGATTTTGATCGATGAGAAAGTGGTTCCTACCAAGCATACCACGCCAGACCCACTAACGATCAATAAACATCTGACAGATATGGTTGCTGTAGGAGTGGATTATTGTTTTATGGAGGTGAGTAGTCATGGAATAGCACAAGAACGAGTTGCTGGGTTAGAATTTGCTGGTGGGATTTTTACGAATCTTTCTCATGACCATCTCGACTACCACAACAGCTTTGCTGAATACAGGGATGTCAAGAAAAGATTCTTTGATGAGTTGCCTAAAAAGGCTTTTGCATTAACTAATCTGGACGATAAAAATGGAGCTTTGATGCTTCAAAATACCAAGGCTAGAAAATTAGGTTATGCCTTAAAAACCTATACCGATTACCGAGCACAGATTATTGAAAACCAATTTGGTGGTTTGTTGTTGAAAATCAACGAGCATGAAGTATGGTCTAAGATGGTTGGGCAGTTTAATGCTTACAATGTTTTAGCTATTTATGCTTGTGCGATAGAATTAGGATTAGAAGATATAGAGGTGCTTGAGGTGATTTCTCAGTTAGAAGGAGTCTCTGGAAGGTTTCAATACTTTACTACAGTAGAAGATAGAATTACCGCTATAGTGGATTATGCACATACTCCAGACGCACTTAAAAACGTGTTGGAAACGATCAACTCCATTCGTACCAGAAATGAAAAGGTGATCACCGTTGTAGGCTGTGGAGGAGATCGCGATGTTACCAAAAGGCCCAAAATGGCTCATATAGCGGCAGCTCTGAGTGATCAAGTCATTTTTACTAGCGATAATCCGCGTACGGAAGATCCTCAGAAGATTCTGGACGATATGGAAGCTGGTGTACAGCCACAAGACTTTAAGAAAACCATTACCATTTTAAATCGCAAGCAAGCCATAAAAGCAGCTGCAAAAATGGCAAACAAAAATGATATCATCCTTATCGCAGGTAAGGGTCATGAAACCTATCAGGAGATTCACGGTGTGCGGTCAGATTTTGATGATCGAAAATTAATCGCAGAGTTTCTTAACCAACTCAACAAATAAGATGTTATACTATTTATTTAAATATCTAGAAGAAGAATTTAATATGCCGGGCGCATCGCTTTTTGGGTTTATCACCTTTAGAGCGGCTATTGCATTTGTTCTTTCGCTAGGCTTTTCTACTATTTATGGTAAACGCATCATCAACTTTTTACAAAAACAGCAAGTAGGAGAAACCGTACGCGATTTAGGTTTGGAAGGGCAAGCGCAAAAAGCTGGTACGCCAACAATGGGTGGAATCATCATCATTTTGGCCACTTTGATTCCAGCATTTCTTTTATGTCAGATAGATAATATTTACGTAGTTATGTTGATCATCACCACCATCTGGATGGGATTGATAGGTTTTACAGACGATTATATCAAGATTTTCAAAAAAGATAAAGGTGGTTTAAAAGGGGTTTTTAAGGTGATAGGCCAGGTGGGTTTAGGAGCTATTATAGGTTCTATAATGTTCTTTCACGACGGTATAACGATTAAAGAAAAAATTGTAAATCCTACAAATAAACAAGAGCTCGTTTCTCAAAACATTCCTGTAGAATTTGGACCTGCAGAAAAGTCTACCAAAACAACGATCCCCTTTGTAAAAAATAATGAGTTGGACTATGCAAGCTTGATCGACTGGATCGATCCCAGTCTTGCAAATTGGGCGTGGTTGGTATTTATACCTATCGTAATTATTATCGTAACAGCTGTTTCTAACGGAGCAAACCTCACTGATGGAATTGATGGACTGGCCGCGGGAACTAGTGTTATCGTCGTCATTACTCTGGCATTGTTTGCTTGGATTTCTGGGAATATCATTTTCTCAAATTACCTCAATGTCATGTATATACCTAACTCTGGCGAAATGGTGGTTTTTGTCACCGCTTTTGCTGGAGCACTAGTTGGTTTTCTATGGTACAATACCTTTCCAGCCCAAGTTTTTATGGGTGATACAGGAAGTCTTACCATTGGAGGTATCATCGCCGTGCTGGCCATTGCGACTAGAAAAGAATTATTGATCCCTATTCTTTGCGGTATTTTCTTAATGGAAAACCTTTCTGTAGTGATGCAGGTAAGTTGGTTCAAATACACTAAAAAGAAAGATGGTGAAGGGAGAAGGATTTTTCTCATGTCTCCATTACATCATCATTATCAAAAACGAGGTATTCATGAAAGCAAGATCGTTGTAAGGTTTTGGATTGTAGGAATATTGCTCGCTATTATCAGTATTGTAACCCTAAAAGTGCGTTAATGAGTGCGTCGCAGCCACATAACAGTAATAAACGTCTTGTCGTCCTCGGTGGAGGGATTAGCGGCATGGGCGCAGCTGTATTAGGTGCTCAAAAAGGCTATGATGTTTTTTTAAGTGATGGAGGGGTTTTAAGTTCCGCTTTCGCGAAAGCTTTACAAGAGCAAGCTATTTCCTATGAATCAGGAGGTCATACGATGGAGAAAATTCTCGACGCTTCTATAGTAGTAAAAAGCCCAGGTATTCCAGATAACACAGCACTAATCGTAGCGATTAAAGCCAAAGGAATTGAGGTGCTATCAGAAATAGAATTTGCCGCTCGTTTCACTGACGAAACCATTATTGCGATAACAGGCGCTAACGGAAAAACAACGGTAACCAGTTTACTAGATCACATTCTTAACGTGGCCCAGCTCGATCACACCACTGGCGGTAACATAGGGAAGAGTTTTGCACAACAAGTCTTTGAAGGTAATTCGGCAAACAGATTGTTAGAAGTAAGCAGTTTTCAACTGGATGGTATCAGCACTTTTAAACCGCATATTGCCATTATCCTTAACATCACTCCAGATCACTTGGACCGATACGATTATAAATTTGAGAATTACGTAGCCAGTAAAATGCGTATCTCGATGAATCAAGATGAGAACGATTACCTCATTTATAATGCCGACGATAAAGCAATTACCGACTCGATAGAACAACTAGATATAAAAGCACAGCTCATTCCTTTTTCTATGGAAAGGAAACTAGAAACAGGAGCTTATTTACATAACAATCAGATTCATATTAACACCCATAACTCATTATTTACTATGCCTACAGAGCAATTATCAATTAAAGGAAAGCACAACACAGCAAATGCAATGGCTGCATCTACCGCTTCAAAACTTCTACAGATAAGAAAAGAGACCATCAGACAAAGTCTTACTTCTTTTGAAGGAGTAGAACACCGTTTAGAAAATGTATTAAAAATTAATAAAGTCCAATACATCAACGATTCAAAAGCTACTAATGTAAACGCAACTTATTATGCGTTGGACAGTATGGAGCAACCTACAGTATGGATTGTTGGTGGTGTGGATAAAGGAAATGATTACTCCGATTTATACAGTCTGGTAAATCGCAAGGTTAAAGCTATAGTATGTCTCGGAGAAGATAACTCTAAGATCGTAGAGGCTTTTGGTAATTGTGTAGAGCAAATGGTAGAAACCAGTAACATGGAAGATGCCGTAAGAGTGGCGTATAAGCTAGCTCATGCAGGCGACACAGTACTGTTAAGTCCCGCATGTGCCAGTTTTGATCTTTTTAAAAACTATGAAGATCGAGGACGCCAATTTAAAAACGCAGTAAGAGGATTATAAATTGAAAATTAGAAGCTACATATCTGGAGATTCCTTTTTATGGGCACTGGTAATTATTTTACTGGTGTTCTCCTTCCTTCCTGTGTACAGCGCAAGTGCAAATCTTGCCTATATAGGAAAGGGAACAGGTAATACCACAAAGTATTTGGTAAAGCACTTTGGACATGTAGTTATAGGACTGGGGCTTTTGTATTCGGTACACAAGATCCCTTACCGATATTTTAGAGGGTTGAGCGTTTTACTGCTTCCAGTAGTCATTCTGTTACTCATTTACACGGCAATGCAAGGTACCGTTATGGGTGGTGCCAGTGCGAGCAGGTGGATGACCGTTCCTGTAATAGGAATGAAGTTTCAAACCAGCACCTTTGCTTTTGTTGTATTGATGGCATACGTAGCAAAATACTTGGCGGCTATAAAAGATAAAGTGGTCACTTTTAAACAGTCTATTTTACCATTATGGGTGCCAGTAGGAATCATATTAGTGCTTATTGCACCTTTTAACTTATCTACGGCATTACTTATTTTCACTATGATATTAATGACTTGTTTTGTGGGGGGCTATCCTATTAAATATTTACTAGGTATCATAGGAATAGGCTTTGTAGCGTTGAGTTTATTTATTCTTACAGCAAAAGCTTTTCCAGGAGTCTTTCCCAACCGTGTGGATACTTGGGTATCTCGTATTGCCACATTTGGAGGGGAAGGAGATGCAGATTCCACCTATCAAGTAGAACGTGCCAAAACAGCTATCGCAAACGGTTACATTGCTGGAGTAGGTCCAGGAAAAAGTGCGACAAAACATGTATTGCCGCAATCGGCAAGTGATTTTATTTATGCGATTATTCTAGAAGAATTTGGAATCATAGGAGGTCTATTTATACTCGCCTTGTACCTGTTCTTTTTATTTAGATTGATCATCATTTCTACAAAAGCCAGCTCTATTTTTGGACAGTTACTGGTCATAGGAGTGGGTTTTCCTATTGTTTTTCAGGCATTGACAAATATGGCAGTAGCAGTTAATTTGATTCCC of Nonlabens sp. Ci31 contains these proteins:
- the mraY gene encoding phospho-N-acetylmuramoyl-pentapeptide-transferase; translated protein: MLYYLFKYLEEEFNMPGASLFGFITFRAAIAFVLSLGFSTIYGKRIINFLQKQQVGETVRDLGLEGQAQKAGTPTMGGIIIILATLIPAFLLCQIDNIYVVMLIITTIWMGLIGFTDDYIKIFKKDKGGLKGVFKVIGQVGLGAIIGSIMFFHDGITIKEKIVNPTNKQELVSQNIPVEFGPAEKSTKTTIPFVKNNELDYASLIDWIDPSLANWAWLVFIPIVIIIVTAVSNGANLTDGIDGLAAGTSVIVVITLALFAWISGNIIFSNYLNVMYIPNSGEMVVFVTAFAGALVGFLWYNTFPAQVFMGDTGSLTIGGIIAVLAIATRKELLIPILCGIFLMENLSVVMQVSWFKYTKKKDGEGRRIFLMSPLHHHYQKRGIHESKIVVRFWIVGILLAIISIVTLKVR
- a CDS encoding FtsW/RodA/SpoVE family cell cycle protein — protein: MKIRSYISGDSFLWALVIILLVFSFLPVYSASANLAYIGKGTGNTTKYLVKHFGHVVIGLGLLYSVHKIPYRYFRGLSVLLLPVVILLLIYTAMQGTVMGGASASRWMTVPVIGMKFQTSTFAFVVLMAYVAKYLAAIKDKVVTFKQSILPLWVPVGIILVLIAPFNLSTALLIFTMILMTCFVGGYPIKYLLGIIGIGFVALSLFILTAKAFPGVFPNRVDTWVSRIATFGGEGDADSTYQVERAKTAIANGYIAGVGPGKSATKHVLPQSASDFIYAIILEEFGIIGGLFILALYLFFLFRLIIISTKASSIFGQLLVIGVGFPIVFQALTNMAVAVNLIPVTGQTLPLVSSGGTSILMTCMAIGIVLSVSAKREETIAQEKVKEDEMNPLDVLSEAI
- the murD gene encoding UDP-N-acetylmuramoyl-L-alanine--D-glutamate ligase codes for the protein MSASQPHNSNKRLVVLGGGISGMGAAVLGAQKGYDVFLSDGGVLSSAFAKALQEQAISYESGGHTMEKILDASIVVKSPGIPDNTALIVAIKAKGIEVLSEIEFAARFTDETIIAITGANGKTTVTSLLDHILNVAQLDHTTGGNIGKSFAQQVFEGNSANRLLEVSSFQLDGISTFKPHIAIILNITPDHLDRYDYKFENYVASKMRISMNQDENDYLIYNADDKAITDSIEQLDIKAQLIPFSMERKLETGAYLHNNQIHINTHNSLFTMPTEQLSIKGKHNTANAMAASTASKLLQIRKETIRQSLTSFEGVEHRLENVLKINKVQYINDSKATNVNATYYALDSMEQPTVWIVGGVDKGNDYSDLYSLVNRKVKAIVCLGEDNSKIVEAFGNCVEQMVETSNMEDAVRVAYKLAHAGDTVLLSPACASFDLFKNYEDRGRQFKNAVRGL
- a CDS encoding UDP-N-acetylmuramoyl-L-alanyl-D-glutamate--2,6-diaminopimelate ligase: MMILKDILYKVSLDVVIGTTDVQINEIQFDSRAIKKGDVFVALKGTTVDGHEYIEKAVSLGAKAIILEELPDYQEEQVTYIKVENAHNALALVAANFYQNPSRHLKLVGVTGTNGKTTTTSLLYQLFKKSGFKTGLISTVEILIDEKVVPTKHTTPDPLTINKHLTDMVAVGVDYCFMEVSSHGIAQERVAGLEFAGGIFTNLSHDHLDYHNSFAEYRDVKKRFFDELPKKAFALTNLDDKNGALMLQNTKARKLGYALKTYTDYRAQIIENQFGGLLLKINEHEVWSKMVGQFNAYNVLAIYACAIELGLEDIEVLEVISQLEGVSGRFQYFTTVEDRITAIVDYAHTPDALKNVLETINSIRTRNEKVITVVGCGGDRDVTKRPKMAHIAAALSDQVIFTSDNPRTEDPQKILDDMEAGVQPQDFKKTITILNRKQAIKAAAKMANKNDIILIAGKGHETYQEIHGVRSDFDDRKLIAEFLNQLNK